A window of Paraburkholderia sp. ZP32-5 genomic DNA:
AGGTCGCGGCAAGCGTCGCTCCGGTGCGAGGACGGCAACGCGCGCGCGGCAAGGTGCTACGGCAAGGTACTATTACGCGTTGAAACCGGCGCCATGCACGCCGGCACGAACATTGTTTGCCGCCATCGCCCCGTCAGCCGCTTTTACCGCCCATGAATGCCCCGCTCCGCCGCATCGCGCACCTCGATATGGATGCGTTTTACGCATCCGTTGAGTTGCTGCGCTATCCGGAGCTGCGCGGGCACGCGGTGGTGATCGGCGGCGGGCGCAACAGCACGCCGGAAGTGCTCGCGGACGGCAGCCGCCGGTTTGCGAAACTGCGCGACTACGTGGGCCGCGGCGTCGTCACCACGTCCACCTACGAAGCGCGCGCGTTCGGCGTGTTTTCGGCGATGGGCATGATGAAGGCCGCCGCGCTCGCGCCCGACGCGGTCCTGCTGCCGACCGATTTCGAGTCGTACCGTCATTACTCGCGGCTTTTCAAGGCGGCGGTTAGAGCCTTCACCGATCGCATCGAGGATCGCGGTATCGACGAAATCTATATCGATCTGACCGATATGCCCGGCGAAGCGCGCGATATCGGCGCCCGCATCAAGCAGGCCGTCAACGATGCGACCGGCCTCACGTGCTCGATCTGCGTCGCGCCGAACAAGCTGCTCGCGAAGATCGGCTCGGAACTCGACAAGCCCAACGGTCTGACGATCCTCACGCCGGCCGACGTGCCGCTGCGCGTATGGCCGCTACCGGTGCGCAAGGTCAACGGCATCGGCCCGAAGGCGGCTGAAAAGCTGACCGCGCTCGGTCTCGCGACGGTCGGCGATCTGGCCGCCGCCGACGCCGGCCTGTTGCAGGACAACTTCGGGCGCAGCTATTCGGCGTGGCTGATGCAGGTCGCGCAGGGGCACGACGAACGGCCGGTCGTCGTCGAAGCCGAGCCGAGGTCGATCAGCCGTGAAACGACGTTCGAGCGCGATCTGCATCCGCGTCATGACCGGCCGGAATTATCGACGGTGTTCACCGGGCTATGTGTGCGCGTGGCCGAGGATCTGGTGCGCAAGGGTTATGTGGGCCGTACGATCGGCATCAAGCTGCGTTACGACGATTTCCGTACCGTCACGCGCGATCTGACGCTCGACGAAGCGACCGCCGACGCGATCGAAATCCGCCGGGCGGCGACCGAATGTTTGCGGCGGGTGGAGTTGAACCGCAAGCTGCGGCTGCTGGGCGTGCGCATCAGCACGCTGATGCCCGCCAGTGAACAGGCGTTGAAGCCGCGCTTGCCGGTTCAGGCCGACTTGCCTTTTGCGAGCGACGAATAGGCGGCATCGGCGGCCGCACCCGTATTCGCGCGCACCGCTGCGGCGGGCATCTCGCTCACCGGGCTCACCACTGAAGCCGCCACTGAAAACGAGAATGTATTGACGCCGTGCGCGCTATGCGCGGACACGGTACCGCGATGCATCTCCGCAATCGCCTTCACGATCGCCAGCCCGAGCCCGTGGTTTTCGCGGCTGTTGGTACGCGAAACCTCCGCGCGATAGAAGCGGTCGAACAGATGCTCGAGGACGTCCGGCGCGATCGGCGCGCCGGGATTGGCTACCGCGACGCGCAACTGATCGCCATCGCGCGCGATCGTTACGCTGATCGACGCGTCCGGCTCGCAATGCTGGATCGCATTCATCAGCAGGTTCGTGCAGGCGCGGCCGAACATCGACCGGTTCACGCGCGCCATTGCATCGCCGAGCAGATGCGCATGCACGCGCGCTTCTTCGAGCGGAATCTCCAGAAACTCCAGCGTATGCGCGACTTCGGCGGCGAGCGATACCTCGACGAGCCCCGTTGCGCGCTCGCCCTGATCGGCGCGCGCGAGGAACAGCATGTCGTTGATGATCGCGCGCATGCGCTCGTATTCTTCGAGATTCGATTGCAGCGTTTGACGCAAATCCTCGACCGAACGATTGCGGGTCAACGCGACTTCGGTCTGGCCGATCAGGATCGTGACCGGCGTGCGCAATTCATGCGCGACATCCGCGTTGAACGATTCGAGCCGGCCGTACGCGCCGTCGAGCCGTTCGAGCGCGCCGTTGAACGAGTTCGCCAGGTCGTTCAGTTCGAGCGGCAGCGACGCGGTGTTCAGCCGCTGCGAGCGAT
This region includes:
- a CDS encoding heavy metal sensor histidine kinase → MNRSIARRLAVMFALVALFVFTLVGTGLFLVLRTQLEHHLRESLDDRTQIARIMVYHAVTPDKWRVAREKLTDMTPNDRSTVFAVSSADSNFHFGEPVRGEVMKDWAGGYARIAPAGGGPDMLTSTMTLEANGGRPAVQLQVAVSYSPNLRTMRVFASALAALSALGSLGVLLLSYSVTRIGLEPLTRLTRDASAVSPNNRSQRLNTASLPLELNDLANSFNGALERLDGAYGRLESFNADVAHELRTPVTILIGQTEVALTRNRSVEDLRQTLQSNLEEYERMRAIINDMLFLARADQGERATGLVEVSLAAEVAHTLEFLEIPLEEARVHAHLLGDAMARVNRSMFGRACTNLLMNAIQHCEPDASISVTIARDGDQLRVAVANPGAPIAPDVLEHLFDRFYRAEVSRTNSRENHGLGLAIVKAIAEMHRGTVSAHSAHGVNTFSFSVAASVVSPVSEMPAAAVRANTGAAADAAYSSLAKGKSA
- the dinB gene encoding DNA polymerase IV, which translates into the protein MNAPLRRIAHLDMDAFYASVELLRYPELRGHAVVIGGGRNSTPEVLADGSRRFAKLRDYVGRGVVTTSTYEARAFGVFSAMGMMKAAALAPDAVLLPTDFESYRHYSRLFKAAVRAFTDRIEDRGIDEIYIDLTDMPGEARDIGARIKQAVNDATGLTCSICVAPNKLLAKIGSELDKPNGLTILTPADVPLRVWPLPVRKVNGIGPKAAEKLTALGLATVGDLAAADAGLLQDNFGRSYSAWLMQVAQGHDERPVVVEAEPRSISRETTFERDLHPRHDRPELSTVFTGLCVRVAEDLVRKGYVGRTIGIKLRYDDFRTVTRDLTLDEATADAIEIRRAATECLRRVELNRKLRLLGVRISTLMPASEQALKPRLPVQADLPFASDE